A single region of the Candidatus Thermoplasmatota archaeon genome encodes:
- a CDS encoding response regulator, translating into MAKVLIVEDAPFIREMIRDILESHDHEIAGEAANGLEAIEKYKALKPDVVLMDILMPGMDGLSAIMKIMEQDPKARIIVVSALVKEALRKEAMRAGAIDFVAKPFQVERLLEAVRAATTA; encoded by the coding sequence TGATTGTCGAGGATGCACCGTTCATCAGGGAGATGATCCGGGACATACTCGAGTCTCACGATCACGAGATAGCGGGAGAGGCCGCCAACGGACTGGAGGCCATTGAGAAGTACAAGGCGCTTAAGCCCGACGTCGTTCTCATGGACATCCTGATGCCTGGCATGGATGGTCTTTCAGCCATAATGAAAATAATGGAGCAAGACCCCAAGGCCAGGATAATAGTGGTGAGCGCGCTCGTGAAGGAGGCGCTCCGGAAAGAGGCCATGAGGGCCGGCGCGATCGACTTCGTCGCGAAGCCATTCCAGGTCGAAAGACTCCTCGAAGCAGTGAGGGCCGCCACGACCGCATAG